Proteins encoded within one genomic window of Brenneria nigrifluens DSM 30175 = ATCC 13028:
- a CDS encoding Ig-like domain-containing protein has protein sequence MRKIGSLTNTADNNGEFTDGYAAAGIKPTLLLAGWHNTIQRELAAIVEGAGEDLDPNDDEQISKIIGQMSAVISHYRNYGYPEWESAIPYYEGAVVYYNGYLYLSLLDNNVAQVPGTDDSKWQPYIQREATEAEAIAGEGSEQVITPRRLHAGASYLDDQLKTALTPYLTGIGEITLWGGPESLIPKGKLRCNGQSFDVELNPILALQYPDGRVPNIDDRYVIGASDSNPVGTLREADWEHYHPVGQWQADSGYGADDADFISGRSISKSGGDLSKWGGKNYYSRGNSGEWQGIAENTVPRQNASDSIDTGDLIPINDGGMHPADIGLYYIIKTDQAESEQGTGAPTAIVITPAAVTVNAGTTRQFTGTVLPASLADDYPVSWAVSDPTLGSIDSNGLYTATAGQSGTQTIIASISTGLTATATVTQHIYLTSITIGTVPLELIAGNTYNIPIAYSPAGYTESVNPASSDASVAALSSAGTLTISGAGTATLSLTGASSGVTALVTITATEEEVPEVYLQIENNLSEIAAAGATAQSEARDALDLGELATKDSLTASDVGAVPQSTESLGTADLNTVLTPGREFQSLTSNATLARNYPIALAGMLDVIKTTASGIRQVYYPYNNTDVYHRYCVDVGTNPMVFGTWVKGGGFLEASQNLADVADVAQSRQNLGVSYTISADVAPTDATGYAAGHIWYQIEE, from the coding sequence ATGCGAAAAATTGGTTCTCTGACAAACACCGCTGATAATAATGGTGAATTTACTGATGGCTATGCGGCGGCAGGTATTAAACCGACGCTATTACTGGCTGGTTGGCATAATACTATTCAGCGCGAGTTAGCCGCTATTGTTGAAGGAGCTGGAGAAGATTTAGACCCTAATGACGACGAACAAATAAGTAAAATTATTGGGCAAATGTCAGCGGTTATTAGTCATTATAGAAACTACGGTTATCCGGAATGGGAGAGTGCAATCCCATATTATGAGGGAGCCGTGGTTTATTATAACGGCTACCTGTATTTATCGCTGTTGGATAATAATGTTGCGCAAGTCCCTGGCACTGATGATTCAAAATGGCAACCGTACATCCAGCGCGAGGCCACCGAGGCGGAGGCGATCGCGGGCGAGGGTAGCGAGCAAGTTATTACGCCCAGACGCTTGCATGCTGGCGCCAGTTATCTCGACGACCAACTAAAAACTGCGTTGACGCCGTATCTAACTGGTATCGGTGAAATAACCCTCTGGGGTGGACCCGAATCATTAATCCCGAAAGGGAAGTTGAGATGTAACGGACAGTCATTTGATGTTGAGTTGAACCCAATTTTAGCACTGCAGTATCCGGACGGACGCGTACCAAACATAGATGACCGCTATGTCATTGGCGCCAGCGACAGCAACCCGGTAGGAACACTGAGAGAGGCTGATTGGGAACATTATCACCCTGTTGGGCAGTGGCAAGCCGATAGTGGATATGGAGCTGACGACGCGGATTTTATATCCGGTAGAAGCATTTCAAAAAGTGGTGGTGATTTATCTAAATGGGGAGGGAAAAATTACTATTCGCGAGGCAATTCAGGAGAGTGGCAAGGAATAGCAGAGAACACGGTACCGCGGCAAAATGCATCTGACAGTATCGATACTGGGGATCTTATACCCATAAACGATGGTGGCATGCACCCCGCTGATATCGGTCTTTATTACATTATAAAAACCGATCAGGCCGAATCCGAGCAAGGGACTGGGGCACCCACAGCTATCGTTATCACACCGGCTGCCGTGACAGTTAACGCAGGCACGACGCGGCAATTCACCGGAACCGTTCTACCAGCATCGCTCGCTGACGATTATCCGGTGTCGTGGGCTGTATCCGATCCAACGCTGGGCAGCATAGACAGTAACGGGCTGTATACTGCTACGGCGGGCCAGAGCGGCACGCAAACGATTATTGCCAGTATTTCAACCGGATTGACCGCTACAGCTACGGTGACGCAGCATATTTATCTCACGTCAATTACCATTGGAACCGTACCACTGGAGCTTATCGCTGGGAATACCTACAACATCCCTATTGCGTACTCGCCAGCCGGTTATACAGAATCCGTTAATCCCGCGTCCTCTGACGCATCAGTTGCCGCACTATCATCCGCCGGCACATTAACAATTAGCGGAGCGGGTACAGCTACGCTATCCCTTACAGGCGCTAGTTCCGGCGTAACAGCCTTGGTAACGATTACGGCGACAGAAGAGGAAGTGCCGGAGGTTTATCTCCAGATTGAAAACAATCTTTCTGAGATTGCCGCCGCCGGCGCGACTGCGCAGAGCGAAGCGCGGGACGCTCTGGACCTGGGCGAACTTGCGACGAAAGATAGCCTGACGGCCAGCGATGTCGGCGCTGTCCCGCAGTCCACGGAATCGCTCGGAACTGCGGACCTGAACACCGTTTTGACGCCGGGGCGCGAATTCCAGTCGCTGACGAGTAACGCAACGCTCGCCCGTAATTATCCCATTGCGCTGGCCGGCATGCTGGACGTTATCAAAACAACCGCATCGGGTATTCGGCAGGTGTATTACCCGTACAACAATACCGACGTTTATCACCGCTACTGTGTTGATGTTGGCACCAATCCGATGGTTTTCGGTACGTGGGTGAAAGGTGGCGGTTTTCTGGAAGCCAGCCAAAACCTCGCTGATGTCGCCGACGTAGCGCAGTCACGCCAGAATCTCGGGGTGAGTTACACAATATCGGCCGACGTCGCGCCGACCGACGCAACGGGATACGCTGCGGGCCATATCTGGTATCAGATCGAGGAATAA